The following proteins are encoded in a genomic region of Sorangiineae bacterium MSr12523:
- a CDS encoding ATP-binding cassette domain-containing protein, producing the protein MHEYAISADRIALTAGDFHFDVRDVGFRRGLLSAIVGPNGSGKSTLIEALLGFRTARLDNARILGVPAHRFMADVEHLRRMGTQLQRVEYADDARVEEILDLHRALYRRQSPMIAEALGLGELRKKPYRGLSKGQRQRLDLFVAMGHEPELMILDEPFTGLDKTYAGRLVDLLKDSFEGTTIVMICHSGEELAAADDLLWVHRGAIRYRGNRLALKENLVGQYRTRILLDDEDQQARVRALLATAPSVLRVASPHGGLDIQAFGDEGLDAVVRGLMESAHIRHFEFAPTSDADLLRVCTQTEAHV; encoded by the coding sequence ATGCACGAGTACGCGATCTCCGCCGACCGAATCGCACTCACCGCGGGCGACTTCCACTTCGACGTGCGCGACGTCGGCTTTCGTCGAGGTTTGCTCAGCGCCATCGTCGGCCCGAACGGCAGCGGCAAGAGCACGCTGATCGAAGCGCTGTTGGGCTTTCGCACCGCACGGCTCGACAATGCGCGCATCCTCGGCGTCCCCGCGCATCGCTTCATGGCCGACGTCGAACACCTGCGCCGCATGGGCACACAACTGCAACGGGTGGAATACGCCGACGATGCGCGAGTCGAGGAGATTCTCGATTTGCACCGCGCACTCTACCGGCGGCAAAGCCCGATGATCGCGGAGGCACTCGGGCTGGGCGAGCTCCGAAAGAAGCCCTACCGCGGACTCTCCAAGGGGCAGCGGCAGCGGCTCGATCTTTTCGTGGCCATGGGCCACGAGCCCGAGTTGATGATCCTCGACGAGCCCTTCACCGGGCTCGATAAGACGTACGCGGGCCGATTGGTGGACCTCTTGAAAGACTCTTTCGAGGGCACCACCATCGTGATGATCTGTCACTCGGGGGAGGAGCTGGCCGCGGCCGACGATCTCCTTTGGGTGCACCGTGGCGCCATTCGTTATCGAGGCAACAGACTTGCCCTGAAGGAAAACCTGGTCGGGCAATACCGCACGCGGATTCTGCTCGACGACGAGGACCAGCAGGCCCGAGTCCGCGCCCTCTTGGCGACGGCACCGAGCGTGCTGCGCGTAGCATCGCCGCACGGCGGGTTGGATATCCAGGCCTTCGGCGACGAGGGGCTCGATGCGGTGGTGCGCGGGCTCATGGAGTCGGCGCACATCCGGCATTTCGAATTTGCCCCCACCAGCGATGCGGATTTACTGCGGGTGTGCACGCAGACCGAGGCGCATGTTTAG
- a CDS encoding FAD-binding oxidoreductase: protein MSAAFFEEARAVVPMVTGEACAPYESDILEMRGKAAAVALPSSREEVQRLVQVAYRHRVTLVPQGNRTGLVGGAVADASGRQCTVSFSRMSRVRAFSAVNRSITVESGLRLSELNRFAEERDLHFPIDIGADPTVGGLLATNAGGSRLLKYGDVRRNVLGLEVVLPDAAGTVLDMARPLRKNNTGLDLKQLFVGGNGTLGIVTAASLALARVEKSRLSMFAAFRDYESAAEALPEFESAFGELLGSFEIMAADALRAVLEAFPALSMPLSPTCAPCFALIEVASAMPGLGAMFEQRGLETLQALSADGRVVDAALGAADRFWRIRDSLPLAAVREAVPLTFDVSFSRDALVPFLRDLGGWLDRTHPRLRRYEFGHFGDGGCHVIVAIPHACAADYPSMRQIALRSAIYERVMAHGGSFSAEHGLGPINMAYYRKLTSPSERATSAAVQTALDPQHVVGRCRYF, encoded by the coding sequence ATGAGCGCGGCATTTTTCGAAGAGGCGCGCGCCGTCGTTCCGATGGTCACGGGCGAGGCGTGCGCTCCCTACGAATCGGATATCCTGGAGATGCGCGGCAAGGCCGCCGCGGTGGCGTTGCCGTCGTCGCGGGAGGAGGTGCAGCGGCTCGTCCAAGTGGCGTATCGGCATCGCGTGACATTGGTGCCCCAAGGCAATCGCACGGGGCTCGTGGGCGGGGCGGTGGCCGATGCATCGGGCCGGCAATGCACCGTATCGTTTTCGCGAATGTCGCGGGTGCGCGCCTTCAGTGCGGTCAATCGCAGCATCACCGTGGAATCCGGTCTGCGTTTGTCGGAGTTGAATCGATTCGCCGAAGAACGCGATTTGCACTTCCCCATCGACATCGGGGCAGATCCCACGGTGGGCGGCCTTCTGGCCACCAACGCCGGAGGCAGCCGTCTTCTCAAATATGGCGACGTACGCCGCAACGTGCTCGGGCTCGAAGTGGTGTTGCCCGATGCCGCGGGCACGGTGCTGGACATGGCGAGGCCACTGCGGAAGAACAACACTGGACTCGATCTGAAGCAGCTCTTCGTCGGCGGAAACGGCACCCTGGGCATCGTCACCGCAGCATCCCTGGCACTTGCGCGCGTGGAAAAGTCGCGGCTTTCCATGTTTGCCGCCTTTCGCGATTACGAATCCGCCGCGGAGGCGCTACCCGAGTTCGAGTCCGCGTTCGGTGAGTTGCTCGGCTCCTTCGAGATCATGGCCGCCGACGCGCTTCGTGCGGTGCTCGAGGCCTTTCCTGCGCTATCTATGCCGCTGTCGCCAACGTGCGCGCCCTGTTTTGCGCTCATCGAGGTGGCGAGCGCCATGCCTGGACTCGGCGCGATGTTCGAGCAGCGCGGCCTCGAGACATTGCAAGCGCTGTCCGCCGATGGGCGCGTGGTCGACGCGGCGCTGGGCGCGGCGGACCGCTTTTGGCGCATCCGCGATAGTTTGCCCTTGGCGGCGGTCCGCGAGGCCGTGCCGCTCACGTTCGACGTGTCCTTTTCACGGGATGCACTTGTCCCCTTTCTGCGCGATCTCGGTGGATGGCTCGATCGGACCCACCCGCGGTTGCGCCGTTACGAATTCGGGCACTTCGGCGATGGCGGCTGCCACGTGATCGTAGCCATTCCGCATGCGTGCGCGGCGGACTATCCGTCCATGCGCCAGATTGCGCTGCGCTCGGCGATTTACGAGCGCGTCATGGCGCACGGCGGAAGCTTCAGCGCCGAGCACGGGCTCGGTCCAATCAACATGGCCTATTACCGAAAGCTTACCTCGCCGTCCGAGCGCGCCACGAGCGCGGCGGTGCAAACGGCGCTGGATCCGCAGCACGTCGTGGGGAGATGCCGTTATTTCTAA
- a CDS encoding acyl-CoA ligase (AMP-forming), exosortase A system-associated codes for MNAHIRLVDLLDHAAARWPERLAFADAQHRVTYTELQRHVQATAGAIQAKGIAPGDRIATYAPKQYENVVFLLAANRAGAVFVPINPQLKEHQVVHIVKDSGTRLLATNAHRLRRLPALQDVAGLGIWLLEEPPPGAAVRDVPAVDSDPAAILYTSGSTGKPKGVVLSQRNLVSGAQSVAAYQGLREDDVILGVLPLSFDAGLSQLTTALASGACYAPLDFLQPAEVPAHCEAHGVTSITGVPPLWTQLMSATWPEKTAARIRRFANTGGHMPTPLLRRLQRTYPNAKPYLMYGLTEAFRSTYLPPEDAVQRPSSIGKAVPNAEILVLRPDGTPCDVDEPGELVHRGAFVTLGYWNDPELTRERFRSLPSVHAQIPHADRAVWSGDIVRRDAEGYLYFVARGDDMIKASGYRVSPTEVEEILLACPHVVEAAALGAPHPTLGQAIVACVQSTLEVDACRAALLGACRERLPSYMVPSFIEVVHSPLPRNPNGKIDRTLLKQRHANVFVTE; via the coding sequence ATGAATGCCCATATTCGCCTCGTCGATCTTTTGGACCATGCCGCGGCCCGCTGGCCCGAGCGCCTCGCCTTCGCCGATGCGCAACACCGCGTGACGTACACCGAATTGCAACGGCATGTGCAGGCCACCGCGGGTGCGATCCAGGCCAAAGGCATCGCACCCGGCGACCGGATCGCGACGTACGCGCCAAAGCAATACGAGAATGTCGTCTTTCTTTTGGCGGCAAATCGCGCGGGCGCGGTATTCGTTCCAATCAATCCGCAATTGAAGGAGCACCAGGTCGTTCACATCGTCAAGGACAGTGGAACGCGGCTCCTGGCCACGAATGCACACCGGCTGCGTCGCCTGCCCGCCCTTCAGGATGTCGCGGGCCTCGGCATCTGGCTGCTCGAAGAACCGCCTCCCGGTGCCGCAGTGCGCGATGTGCCCGCGGTGGACAGCGATCCGGCGGCCATTCTGTACACGTCGGGCTCCACGGGAAAGCCCAAGGGTGTGGTGTTGTCCCAGCGAAACCTCGTTTCCGGCGCGCAAAGCGTCGCCGCATACCAGGGTTTGCGCGAAGACGACGTCATTCTCGGGGTATTGCCTCTCAGCTTCGATGCGGGCTTGAGCCAATTGACCACGGCGTTGGCGAGCGGTGCTTGCTATGCGCCGCTCGACTTTTTGCAACCCGCCGAGGTACCTGCCCATTGCGAGGCGCACGGCGTGACATCGATCACCGGGGTGCCGCCCCTGTGGACGCAATTGATGTCGGCGACGTGGCCCGAGAAAACGGCGGCGCGCATTCGGCGATTTGCCAACACGGGAGGGCATATGCCGACGCCACTGCTGCGCCGATTGCAAAGGACGTACCCCAACGCAAAGCCGTACTTGATGTACGGCCTCACCGAAGCGTTTCGCTCGACGTATTTGCCACCTGAGGATGCGGTCCAGCGCCCAAGCTCGATTGGAAAAGCGGTTCCCAATGCGGAGATTCTCGTGTTGCGGCCCGACGGCACGCCGTGCGACGTGGACGAGCCCGGCGAATTGGTTCATCGCGGCGCGTTCGTGACGTTGGGCTATTGGAACGATCCCGAGTTGACGCGGGAGCGCTTTCGGTCACTGCCCTCCGTCCATGCGCAGATCCCCCATGCCGATCGCGCCGTATGGTCCGGCGACATCGTGCGGCGCGATGCCGAGGGCTACCTCTATTTCGTGGCGCGCGGCGACGATATGATCAAGGCGTCGGGCTACCGCGTGAGTCCGACCGAGGTGGAAGAGATTCTCCTCGCCTGCCCGCATGTCGTGGAGGCTGCGGCGCTGGGGGCCCCGCACCCGACGTTGGGGCAGGCCATCGTCGCGTGCGTGCAGTCGACTCTGGAGGTGGACGCGTGCCGCGCGGCGCTTCTCGGTGCGTGCCGTGAACGGCTGCCTTCGTACATGGTGCCGAGCTTCATCGAGGTGGTGCACAGTCCCCTTCCGCGCAACCCCAACGGGAAGATCGATCGGACGTTGCTCAAGCAACGGCACGCGAACGTCTTCGTGACGGAGTGA
- a CDS encoding class I SAM-dependent methyltransferase, with protein MLLKNLRPASDYDRFATETLAPWDLLFMARIRQLARDLRPGTIADIGTATAVVPVGLASDRSMGAWCFIGVDLDPTMLEEGRPRIRERGLEERIALHVGDAQALPFADESLTMSVSRATLHHLPDKAVSLREMYRVLEPGGVGLVHDMRRDAPQALLDKFTRMRAAANYPPTHLEEKLTLDEARALVAEAGLEAVSVVTSPNGGLSALGFEILMRKPAQVLQ; from the coding sequence GTGTTGCTCAAGAACCTCCGTCCCGCAAGCGATTACGATCGGTTCGCCACCGAAACGCTGGCGCCCTGGGATTTGCTGTTCATGGCGCGCATCCGCCAACTCGCGCGCGACTTGCGCCCCGGCACCATCGCCGACATCGGCACCGCCACCGCGGTGGTGCCCGTAGGCCTGGCCAGCGATAGGAGCATGGGCGCGTGGTGCTTCATCGGTGTCGATCTCGACCCGACGATGCTCGAAGAAGGCCGCCCGCGCATCCGCGAGCGCGGCCTGGAGGAGCGCATCGCATTGCATGTCGGCGATGCGCAGGCGCTGCCCTTTGCCGACGAAAGCCTGACCATGTCGGTCAGCCGCGCGACCTTGCATCACCTTCCCGACAAGGCCGTGAGCCTTCGCGAGATGTACCGCGTGCTGGAGCCCGGCGGCGTCGGATTGGTCCACGACATGCGCCGCGACGCTCCGCAGGCATTGCTGGACAAGTTCACACGAATGCGGGCGGCAGCCAATTATCCGCCCACGCACCTCGAAGAAAAGCTCACCCTGGATGAGGCGCGCGCGCTCGTGGCCGAGGCTGGACTCGAGGCCGTGAGCGTGGTGACCAGCCCCAACGGAGGGCTCAGCGCCTTGGGCTTCGAGATCCTCATGAGAAAACCGGCGCAGGTGCTTCAATGA
- a CDS encoding ABC transporter permease produces MFRVFFVLTRNELRGYFRRKASIFWALIFPIFLLGVMLVAFGRSNSLGEVRVVFEGDTASGTAQSCRRDIEEAFTKAPVKARYSGDSGADTVLIVFPDGDAPARVLYDFNGPLASKAAARTIEIAMIGCVARARGMPSDSVVRFENTTTGKAPFDYGHFFATGILVMAFMIIGMNSTAEGIATLRERNTFKIYVCFPVSRLVFLGSVLTARIVMMLLSATLLLLVARYGFGIQLPLWRLQALRAIPIVLIGSAMLLSFGTLLASRGRSLAEVELWCNLTYYPLLFFSDLTIPLTAVPGWLRGAIHLIPTNQFAVAMRGVFIENASYAQMAFPIVAMACWALLALTLGTLRFRWYQD; encoded by the coding sequence ATGTTTAGGGTCTTCTTCGTCCTGACCCGCAACGAGCTGCGCGGCTATTTCCGGCGCAAGGCCAGCATCTTTTGGGCGCTGATCTTTCCCATCTTTCTATTGGGGGTCATGCTCGTGGCCTTCGGGCGCTCCAATTCGCTCGGCGAAGTACGGGTCGTCTTCGAGGGCGACACCGCCTCGGGCACCGCCCAGAGCTGCCGGCGCGATATCGAAGAAGCTTTCACCAAGGCACCCGTCAAGGCTCGTTATTCCGGCGATTCGGGCGCGGACACGGTGCTTATCGTCTTTCCCGACGGCGATGCCCCGGCGCGCGTGCTGTACGACTTCAATGGCCCTCTCGCCTCGAAGGCCGCCGCGCGCACCATCGAGATCGCCATGATCGGCTGCGTGGCGCGCGCACGCGGCATGCCCTCCGACTCGGTGGTTCGTTTCGAGAACACGACCACGGGGAAGGCGCCCTTCGACTACGGCCATTTCTTCGCCACCGGCATCTTGGTGATGGCATTCATGATCATCGGAATGAACTCCACCGCCGAGGGGATTGCCACCTTGCGCGAGCGAAACACCTTCAAAATTTACGTTTGCTTTCCCGTATCGCGCTTGGTGTTCCTTGGTTCGGTTCTCACCGCGCGCATCGTGATGATGCTTCTTTCCGCCACGCTGTTGCTTTTGGTAGCGCGCTACGGATTCGGCATTCAGCTGCCGCTCTGGCGGCTGCAGGCGCTGCGCGCCATTCCCATCGTGCTGATTGGCAGCGCCATGCTTCTGAGCTTCGGAACTTTGTTGGCGAGCCGGGGGCGGTCGCTCGCCGAGGTGGAACTGTGGTGCAACCTCACGTATTACCCGCTGCTCTTCTTCAGCGATTTGACCATTCCGCTCACGGCGGTGCCGGGCTGGCTCCGCGGCGCGATTCATCTCATTCCGACCAATCAATTCGCGGTGGCGATGCGCGGGGTGTTCATCGAAAACGCCTCCTACGCACAAATGGCCTTTCCCATCGTCGCCATGGCCTGCTGGGCCCTTTTGGCGCTCACGTTGGGAACGCTGCGCTTCCGCTGGTACCAGGACTGA
- a CDS encoding acyl-CoA dehydrogenase: MSAYRVNLRELQFHLWELLDAEHQFLNAPLYQGRNRSDYDAWLSRARDFALELGTAYRSADIEGCTLSEDGEVHIPSAFGPLWERYRTEWAPLFNPSAMVPPVITQLIFEMFMGANPAFMTYGGFVRPALKLLQMHGTPHQKSFIAELASYTWDACFCATEPQAGTDLTAVTTKATPLSRDVYAVTGEKIYISAGMHSLTQNTLYFVLGRIDTATPDSFSLSCLVVPRFWPNPDTGQLEPNHVECIGLPRKMGLKGCANTHLVFGKSGTTKGFLLGNRKNIGLLQLQPLMSQARMSTGMYGVGVASSAYLHAVEYANSRYQGRPIERASDTTAPRIKIIEHADVQRMLLDMKSRVEGCRGLLGKLAATASRAAILEATPGADPGLIEKHRSLQRLLTPICKAFISDQAWKICETAIQVHGGVGYTDASPVEQNARDVKVLSIWEGTNYIQAQDLVRDKLGFGKNSRIMRYYREELDAFLACKDRHQGLAPLFEQLDRTAGRLEGALEAISVEVKAGRMRESSQFYTRFLEMFGLVTSGWVLLESACISERRSKEADGAEGAFYRGKSKSAAYFFANVLPLAEQHADVLASMARAVCTITVEELGGMS; the protein is encoded by the coding sequence ATGAGCGCATACCGCGTCAATCTGAGGGAATTGCAATTTCATCTTTGGGAACTGCTCGATGCCGAACATCAGTTCCTGAATGCTCCGCTTTACCAAGGCAGGAACCGCAGCGACTACGATGCATGGCTCTCACGGGCGCGCGATTTCGCGCTGGAACTCGGCACGGCGTACCGTTCGGCGGACATCGAAGGGTGCACCCTTTCCGAAGACGGCGAGGTGCACATTCCCTCGGCCTTTGGCCCGCTATGGGAGCGGTACCGCACCGAGTGGGCACCGCTTTTCAATCCGTCTGCGATGGTTCCTCCCGTCATCACGCAGCTCATTTTCGAAATGTTCATGGGCGCGAATCCCGCCTTCATGACCTACGGCGGCTTCGTTCGCCCCGCGCTCAAGCTGTTGCAGATGCACGGCACGCCGCACCAAAAGAGCTTCATCGCGGAGCTGGCCAGCTACACGTGGGACGCGTGCTTTTGCGCCACGGAGCCGCAAGCCGGCACGGATCTCACGGCGGTCACCACGAAGGCTACACCGCTCTCGCGCGACGTCTACGCCGTGACCGGCGAGAAAATCTACATCTCGGCCGGCATGCACTCGCTCACCCAGAACACGCTGTACTTCGTCCTGGGCCGCATCGACACGGCGACCCCCGATTCGTTTTCCCTTTCATGCCTGGTCGTTCCGCGATTCTGGCCCAATCCGGATACCGGCCAGCTCGAACCGAACCACGTCGAATGCATCGGTCTACCCCGAAAAATGGGCCTCAAAGGCTGCGCGAATACCCATCTCGTATTTGGAAAAAGCGGGACCACGAAGGGCTTTTTGCTGGGTAATCGCAAAAACATCGGGCTGCTGCAGCTGCAACCTTTGATGAGCCAGGCTCGCATGAGCACGGGCATGTATGGGGTGGGCGTCGCCTCGAGTGCCTACCTGCACGCCGTGGAATATGCCAATAGTCGGTATCAAGGCAGACCCATCGAACGGGCGTCGGACACCACGGCGCCGCGCATCAAGATCATCGAGCATGCCGACGTGCAGCGCATGCTGCTCGATATGAAGTCCCGGGTGGAAGGCTGCCGCGGGCTTCTGGGCAAGCTCGCCGCCACGGCGAGCCGCGCGGCCATCCTCGAGGCGACGCCGGGTGCCGATCCGGGGCTCATCGAGAAGCATCGCAGCCTGCAGCGGCTGCTCACCCCTATCTGCAAGGCATTCATCTCGGACCAAGCGTGGAAGATTTGCGAGACCGCCATTCAGGTCCACGGCGGCGTGGGGTACACGGATGCGAGCCCCGTCGAACAGAATGCGCGCGATGTAAAGGTACTATCCATCTGGGAAGGGACCAATTACATTCAGGCGCAAGACCTGGTGCGCGACAAGTTGGGATTCGGGAAGAACTCGCGCATCATGCGCTATTACCGCGAAGAGCTCGACGCCTTCTTGGCATGCAAAGATCGCCACCAGGGCCTCGCCCCGCTCTTCGAGCAATTGGACCGCACCGCCGGCCGGCTCGAGGGTGCGTTGGAGGCCATTTCCGTTGAAGTCAAAGCCGGCCGCATGCGCGAGAGTAGCCAATTCTACACGCGCTTTCTCGAGATGTTCGGACTGGTCACTTCTGGCTGGGTGCTCTTGGAATCCGCGTGCATCTCGGAGCGTCGTTCCAAGGAGGCCGACGGCGCAGAGGGTGCCTTTTATCGAGGTAAATCGAAAAGCGCCGCGTACTTCTTTGCGAACGTGCTGCCCCTCGCCGAGCAACACGCCGACGTCCTCGCGTCCATGGCCCGCGCCGTGTGCACCATCACCGTCGAAGAATTGGGAGGTATGTCATGA
- a CDS encoding citrate/2-methylcitrate synthase, whose translation MMNEPHNLLGRPATRYRGTDIDGPTLAPEGLWVRGRNLNDLIGQTDFESALWHIWFEGMPSAAERDAVRARLAAFGRAFEARDASVDAAALVGGMGIDMVSAAATGFLRGIDGVRAKSGTSAWDDDFDQMLACIAGAPYLMRAALGPAIERLEPATSHAERVLRLCAEGGAPSKAGIAIMDALLIAWHAGFGYITPTVLVPRCAIGTGVTLAQAIAAGFMSSGPNHVGAAFEAMRWLTALAAREGNGTDEAIAAVDAVIDQPGALLFGFGHPLFVADPRPPHLRALCTGLGFEGKHLHLFDAACARARERKGLNPNIDFITAAALLDLGVREARWGVGVGLCARIAAMAAHAVERRRRPAFGVNSSTARKLLAAVPVGWL comes from the coding sequence ATGATGAACGAGCCGCACAATCTGTTGGGACGGCCTGCCACGCGCTACCGTGGCACCGACATCGACGGGCCCACCCTCGCGCCGGAGGGCCTTTGGGTGCGCGGCCGCAATTTGAATGATCTGATCGGCCAGACCGATTTCGAATCCGCACTATGGCACATCTGGTTCGAGGGCATGCCATCGGCCGCGGAGCGCGATGCCGTGCGCGCGCGCTTGGCGGCGTTCGGCCGTGCCTTCGAAGCGCGCGACGCCAGTGTCGATGCGGCGGCGCTGGTCGGCGGCATGGGCATCGACATGGTGTCCGCTGCGGCCACCGGCTTTTTGCGCGGCATCGATGGGGTGCGGGCCAAGAGCGGCACGTCAGCGTGGGACGACGATTTCGATCAAATGCTCGCGTGCATCGCCGGCGCTCCTTATTTGATGCGCGCGGCACTCGGACCGGCCATCGAGAGGCTCGAACCGGCGACCAGCCACGCCGAACGCGTTCTGCGCCTTTGCGCCGAAGGCGGCGCACCTTCGAAGGCGGGAATCGCCATCATGGATGCCTTGCTCATCGCATGGCACGCCGGCTTTGGCTACATCACGCCGACCGTGCTCGTCCCCCGCTGCGCCATCGGCACCGGGGTCACGTTGGCGCAAGCCATCGCCGCGGGTTTCATGTCCAGCGGCCCGAATCACGTCGGCGCGGCCTTCGAGGCCATGCGATGGCTCACGGCGCTGGCCGCGCGCGAAGGCAACGGCACGGACGAAGCCATCGCTGCGGTCGATGCCGTGATCGACCAGCCCGGCGCGCTGCTCTTCGGCTTTGGACATCCCTTGTTCGTCGCCGATCCGCGCCCGCCGCATTTGCGTGCACTTTGCACGGGCCTTGGCTTCGAGGGAAAGCACCTTCACCTCTTCGACGCGGCGTGCGCACGCGCACGCGAGCGAAAAGGACTCAACCCGAACATCGACTTCATCACCGCCGCCGCCTTGCTCGATCTCGGCGTCCGCGAAGCCCGTTGGGGCGTCGGCGTGGGATTGTGCGCCCGCATCGCGGCCATGGCTGCCCATGCCGTCGAGCGGCGCCGGCGTCCTGCCTTCGGCGTCAACAGCAGCACCGCGCGCAAGCTGCTCGCCGCGGTGCCCGTCGGCTGGCTGTAA
- a CDS encoding TauD/TfdA family dioxygenase — protein sequence MNPQTSLGEECVRCDFPTEGRLLPLRIRPSWTSLAREPAAFLDWYRARVPLIESLIADFGAVLFRGFALSDTPDFQRIAGLYQPHAAGYIGGATPRKVIDGQVYESTRMPAPFKIGLHQEKAYMAHYPRLLAFYCKHAAEAGGETPLCDMREVTRKLDARVVERFRAKGVMYRRNFFGPKDREASPAAAPSREYHRPWSDAFSTDDPARVEEACRERGLSFEWLRDGSVTVSHVGGAMVRHRRTGTQVWFNQAAAQHVNPRAVGDFSFRYLQRKYQERAAFPYDVRFGDGEPMSMEDLAPVYDAMDAHETAFAWESGDLLLIDNILVAHGRNPFRGKRDVQVAMMD from the coding sequence ATGAATCCGCAGACGAGCCTCGGTGAGGAGTGCGTGCGCTGCGACTTCCCCACCGAGGGGCGCCTGCTTCCCCTGCGCATCCGTCCAAGTTGGACGTCGCTCGCGCGAGAGCCTGCCGCATTTCTCGATTGGTACCGCGCACGCGTGCCGCTCATCGAGTCCTTGATTGCCGACTTTGGCGCGGTGCTTTTTCGAGGCTTTGCACTTTCCGACACACCCGATTTTCAACGCATCGCCGGCCTGTACCAGCCCCACGCGGCCGGCTACATCGGCGGCGCGACCCCGCGCAAGGTGATCGACGGGCAAGTTTACGAATCGACGCGCATGCCCGCGCCTTTCAAAATTGGATTGCACCAGGAAAAGGCTTACATGGCGCATTATCCGCGTCTATTGGCCTTCTATTGCAAGCACGCGGCGGAGGCCGGCGGCGAGACGCCTTTGTGCGATATGCGCGAGGTCACGCGCAAGCTCGACGCGCGCGTGGTCGAGCGATTTCGCGCGAAGGGCGTCATGTACCGGCGCAACTTCTTCGGACCGAAGGACCGCGAGGCATCGCCCGCGGCGGCACCGTCGCGCGAGTACCATCGCCCGTGGTCCGACGCGTTCTCGACCGACGACCCGGCGCGCGTGGAGGAGGCGTGCCGAGAGCGCGGCCTGTCGTTCGAGTGGCTGCGCGATGGCAGCGTCACCGTTTCGCACGTGGGCGGTGCCATGGTTCGTCACCGGCGAACGGGCACGCAGGTGTGGTTCAACCAAGCCGCCGCCCAGCACGTGAATCCGCGCGCCGTGGGCGATTTCAGCTTTCGCTACTTGCAGCGCAAATACCAGGAGCGCGCCGCATTTCCCTATGACGTGCGATTCGGCGATGGCGAGCCCATGTCGATGGAAGATCTCGCCCCGGTGTACGACGCGATGGATGCGCACGAAACGGCGTTCGCTTGGGAATCGGGCGATCTGCTGCTCATCGACAATATTTTGGTGGCCCACGGCCGCAATCCTTTCCGCGGAAAGCGCGACGTGCAAGTCGCGATGATGGATTGA